Proteins encoded together in one Acidaminococcus timonensis window:
- a CDS encoding ABC transporter permease → MVKKWNLPRIDSKFAVIALSVVTLVYFIVLPLAVLIYDSVMVNGTFDLSNYAAVYSQKVNLKALWNTVEISLLVMVLSVLITFPLAWLIGRTDLPGRKRFRTLLVASYMIPPYVGAIAWTQLLNPDVGYLNQLLKTLFSLSQAPFNIYTRGGMIWVLTLFYSPFAFITISRAMEKMDPTLEEASRIAGASPLKALWDVTLPLMAPSILAGGLLVFIGAGSCFGIPAIVGMPGNIEVLTTRIVSFVYMGDDKGIRDATTLAVSLMFLANGLLFFMSWMLGRKDYTTISGKSTRPVLVELGKWKGLATFFVGAYAFLSVILPLGSIIMTSFMVSMSKGIRLDNFGIDAWIPVLENSQYLDCIWRSLGYAFISACIGTLLALFVAYLSVKTKVPGRSLPDILVMVGGSTPSVVIALALIIFFSGNFGLNLYSTMWILIVSYLVKYMTMSVRTIAASLSQISSSLEEAGLNAGADWLRICKDIIMPLIAPSIVAGWFLIFMPSFYELTMSNLLYGSDTQTIGVLLYELQTYADTQNASVLSVIILLIVMVGNLILNKVSKGNIAI, encoded by the coding sequence ATGGTGAAAAAATGGAACTTGCCTCGAATCGACAGTAAATTCGCGGTCATAGCCCTATCCGTGGTGACGCTGGTCTATTTCATCGTGCTGCCTCTGGCGGTACTGATTTATGACAGTGTCATGGTGAATGGGACGTTTGACCTGAGCAATTATGCGGCGGTGTACAGTCAGAAAGTGAACCTGAAGGCCCTGTGGAATACGGTGGAGATTTCCCTGCTGGTCATGGTCCTCAGTGTGCTGATCACTTTTCCTCTGGCCTGGCTCATCGGCCGTACGGACCTGCCGGGACGGAAAAGATTCCGGACCCTGCTGGTGGCCAGCTATATGATCCCTCCCTATGTGGGGGCCATTGCTTGGACCCAGCTGCTGAACCCGGATGTGGGATATTTGAATCAGCTGCTCAAGACCCTGTTTTCCCTGTCCCAGGCTCCCTTTAACATCTATACCCGGGGCGGGATGATCTGGGTCCTGACCTTATTCTATTCTCCCTTTGCCTTCATTACCATTTCCCGGGCCATGGAAAAGATGGATCCCACCCTGGAAGAGGCTTCCCGGATTGCCGGGGCTTCCCCTCTGAAGGCCCTGTGGGATGTGACGCTGCCTCTGATGGCGCCCAGCATTCTGGCCGGTGGCCTCCTGGTGTTCATCGGTGCCGGCTCCTGTTTCGGTATTCCGGCCATCGTGGGGATGCCGGGGAATATCGAAGTGCTGACCACCCGGATCGTTTCCTTCGTGTACATGGGAGATGACAAGGGCATCCGGGATGCCACCACCCTGGCCGTTTCCCTGATGTTCCTGGCCAACGGGCTGCTGTTCTTCATGAGCTGGATGCTGGGCCGGAAGGACTATACCACCATCAGCGGCAAGAGCACCCGGCCGGTACTGGTGGAACTGGGCAAATGGAAGGGGCTGGCTACGTTCTTTGTGGGTGCTTATGCCTTCCTATCCGTGATCCTGCCTCTGGGGTCCATCATCATGACCTCGTTCATGGTCAGCATGTCCAAAGGAATCCGGCTGGATAACTTCGGCATCGACGCCTGGATTCCGGTGCTGGAGAACAGCCAGTACCTGGACTGCATCTGGCGGTCTCTGGGTTATGCCTTTATCTCGGCCTGCATCGGTACATTACTGGCACTGTTCGTGGCGTACCTGTCCGTGAAGACGAAGGTGCCGGGACGGTCTCTGCCGGATATCCTGGTCATGGTGGGAGGCAGTACCCCCAGCGTGGTCATTGCCCTGGCCCTGATCATCTTCTTCTCCGGCAATTTCGGGCTGAACCTGTATTCCACCATGTGGATCCTGATCGTCAGCTACCTGGTGAAGTATATGACCATGAGCGTGCGGACCATTGCGGCTTCTCTGAGCCAGATTTCCAGCAGCCTGGAGGAAGCCGGGCTCAACGCCGGAGCGGACTGGCTGCGGATCTGCAAGGACATCATCATGCCGCTGATCGCACCGTCCATCGTGGCCGGCTGGTTCCTGATCTTCATGCCCAGCTTCTACGAACTGACCATGTCCAACCTGCTCTATGGCAGTGATACCCAGACCATCGGGGTGCTGCTGTATGAACTGCAGACCTATGCGGATACCCAGAATGCCTCAGTCCTGTCCGTGATCATCCTGCTGATCGTCATGGTAGGGAACCTGATCCTGAACAAGGTGTCCAAGGGCAACATTGCCATCTGA
- a CDS encoding ABC transporter substrate-binding protein, with protein sequence MGRKKWLAVAAALLACGSLLLAGCGGSGDKKEAGGKKGVSGNVMVYTSMYPDIVNSMCKPKVQKAFPDLKVSWFQGGTEKIKTKIAGEVKANKISDDVLMVADPSYYIYLKDKGLLLNYKSPETKHHIMEVDKDGAWAAVRVCNMIIAYNKDKLKPEDVPKSWKDLTNPKYKGRIAMPNPLLSGTAYVAVGALADKFGWDYFDALKANGLRVEEGNSAIQNKLLTGEYMAAIILEENILKLQQTKKEPLEVVYPEEGCILISSPIGIFKSTKNPEGAKALTDWWLSKEGQAAVTAGWMYSVRDDVEKPKGAKYSLKDLLKKALKVDWEKLTKNESQIKEEFRSRVMDQ encoded by the coding sequence ATGGGTAGAAAGAAATGGCTGGCAGTGGCAGCAGCATTATTGGCCTGCGGTTCACTGCTCCTGGCCGGCTGCGGAGGCAGCGGGGACAAGAAAGAAGCTGGTGGCAAGAAAGGGGTATCCGGTAATGTAATGGTCTATACTTCCATGTATCCGGATATCGTGAATTCCATGTGTAAACCGAAAGTCCAAAAGGCATTTCCTGACTTGAAGGTCAGCTGGTTCCAGGGCGGGACCGAAAAAATCAAGACCAAGATTGCCGGGGAAGTCAAAGCCAACAAGATCAGCGACGATGTGCTGATGGTAGCCGATCCTTCGTATTATATCTACCTGAAGGATAAGGGGTTGCTGCTGAACTATAAATCGCCGGAAACGAAACACCACATCATGGAAGTGGATAAGGACGGGGCCTGGGCCGCTGTCCGGGTCTGCAATATGATCATTGCCTACAACAAGGATAAGCTGAAACCGGAAGACGTACCCAAGAGCTGGAAAGACCTGACCAATCCCAAATACAAGGGCCGGATCGCCATGCCCAACCCGCTGCTTTCCGGGACGGCCTATGTAGCTGTCGGGGCTCTGGCAGATAAATTTGGCTGGGATTACTTCGATGCCCTGAAAGCCAATGGCCTGCGGGTGGAAGAAGGTAACAGCGCCATCCAGAACAAACTGCTCACGGGTGAATACATGGCTGCCATCATCCTGGAAGAAAATATTCTGAAACTGCAGCAGACCAAGAAGGAACCGCTGGAAGTGGTTTATCCGGAAGAGGGCTGCATCCTGATTTCTTCGCCGATCGGTATCTTCAAGTCCACCAAGAATCCGGAAGGGGCCAAAGCTCTTACCGACTGGTGGCTGAGCAAGGAAGGCCAGGCGGCTGTGACGGCCGGCTGGATGTATTCGGTGCGGGATGACGTAGAGAAACCCAAGGGAGCTAAATACAGCCTGAAAGATCTGCTGAAAAAGGCTCTGAAAGTGGATTGGGAGAAACTGACGAAAAATGAATCCCAGATCAAAGAAGAATTCCGGTCCAGAGTCATGGATCAATAA